TCTCGCCGGGGCGGGGAGGGCTGCGTCGTATCAGCCCGGTGCATGGGTGGCATCGAAGGTCTCGATGACACCGGGTGGCAACACGCTAGGGGCGCGGACGCATTCCCGCTGTGACCGAGCGCACCACGCCCCTGAGACCTGCGCCACCGGGTCCTCGCGTCCGCCCGCCCGGGACGACCGCCCCGCACCGTGGCTTACGGTGGCGCCGTGACCGTCCTGATCGCCAACGCGCGCCCCGCCGGCCGCCCCGACCGGCCCGTCGACGTCCTCCTCGCGGGTGGCCGCGTCGCCGCCGTCGTCCCCGCCGGGACCGGCCACGAGGAGATCGCCCGCGCGTCCGCCGGCTGGGGCGACGGCGCCGCACCCGAACGGGTCGACGTCGACGGCCGCACCGTCGTCCCCGGCCTCTGGGACGCCCACACCCACCTCACCCAGTGGGCGATGGTGCGCCGCCGCCTCGACGTGTCCGCCGCGACCAGCCCCGCCCACGCCGCCGCCCTCGTCGGCGCCGCGCTCGTCGACCCCTCCCGGCACCCCGCCCCCGGCCGGCCCTTCGTCGGGTTCGGCTTCCGCTGGGCCACCTGGGCCGACGAGCCCACCGCCGCCGTGCTGGACTCCGTCGCCGGGGACGTCCCCGTCATCCTGCTGTCCGGCGACCTCCACTCCGCGTGGGCGTCCACCGCCGGGCTGCGCCACCTCGGCATCGGCGAGCACCCCACCGGGCTGCTCCGCGAGGAGGAGTGGATGCCCGCCTCCCCGGCCTTCGTCACCGTCACCGACGACGTCGCCGACACCTACGTCGCGGAAGCCGCGCAGGCCGCCGCCGAACGCGGCGTCGTCGGCGTCGTCGACTTCGAGGTCGCCGACAACCTCACCGCCTGGCGCCGCCGCACCGAGGCCGGCTGGGACGGCCTGCGCGTCCGCGCCGGCGTCTGGGAGCAGCACCTGAACGCCGTCGTCGACGCCGGGCTCCGGCACGGCGACCCCCTCGCCCCCCACGCCGGCCCCGCCGCCGACCTCGTCACCCAGGGACCCCTCAAGGTCATCTCCGACGGCTCCCTCAACACCCTCACCGCCTACTGCTTCGACGAGTACGTCGGGCACACCGGCCCCGACGCGCACGGCGTCCTCAACGTCGCCACCGACCACCTCGTCCCCCTCATGGCCCGCGCCCACGCCGCCGGGCTGCGCTGCGCCATCCACGCCATCGGCGACCACGCCAACGCCCTCGCCCTCGACGCGTTCGAGGCGTCCGGCGCCCGCGGGTCCGTCGAGCACGCCCAGCTGCTGCGCCCCGACGACGTCGCCCGGTTCGCCGCGCTCGGCGTCA
This Isoptericola jiangsuensis DNA region includes the following protein-coding sequences:
- a CDS encoding amidohydrolase, which encodes MTVLIANARPAGRPDRPVDVLLAGGRVAAVVPAGTGHEEIARASAGWGDGAAPERVDVDGRTVVPGLWDAHTHLTQWAMVRRRLDVSAATSPAHAAALVGAALVDPSRHPAPGRPFVGFGFRWATWADEPTAAVLDSVAGDVPVILLSGDLHSAWASTAGLRHLGIGEHPTGLLREEEWMPASPAFVTVTDDVADTYVAEAAQAAAERGVVGVVDFEVADNLTAWRRRTEAGWDGLRVRAGVWEQHLNAVVDAGLRHGDPLAPHAGPAADLVTQGPLKVISDGSLNTLTAYCFDEYVGHTGPDAHGVLNVATDHLVPLMARAHAAGLRCAIHAIGDHANALALDAFEASGARGSVEHAQLLRPDDVARFAALGVTASVQPEHAMDDRDATDALWAGRGARTFPLADLAAAGVTLAFGSDAPVAPLDPWAAISAAVTRVRDGRPSWHPEQRVDVAAALAASTGGRGTTLRVGDPADVAVLDVDPLALPTTDDAELARRLRDLPVAGTLVAGRWTYRAL